In Sedimentibacter sp. MB31-C6, one genomic interval encodes:
- a CDS encoding AfsR/SARP family transcriptional regulator gives MDMLNIYFLGKSKIEYQGKGIEDQLGNKAIALICLLVLNEKRYLSRDKIVGYLWPDSNIEAARYNLRYNLWLIKKNIGEDEKGHPFLRVDNDCCSINRDYEFKCDIYDIMKFKPNQKDSIDSIIKLKQLFRGDLLEGCYFNKCDEFNDLIIFERINFEQRKVKILKRLVELYEKDDNYNDSLEIINEVLEIEPYDEDMVLKILDIYVKCGKRVSAITYYNNFSNLLAGSLGISPSNKLRDKYNEIRLTLSDSHPNRETDDYDKMHSKSSFNNKNYPALKIVSDCMKNVEYFWISDVIGKLVAVIDGEYINQLSEKELLDLGYIQSDILSYCSEKENLVYEYKREVMSVCIINAFIKLLNNICQNQNLTIIILNSSDMDEVSANVLKYLRRTQIEGLNIVEESI, from the coding sequence ATGGATATGTTGAATATTTATTTTTTGGGCAAATCAAAAATTGAATATCAAGGTAAGGGAATTGAGGACCAATTAGGAAATAAAGCGATAGCTTTAATATGCCTTCTTGTGCTTAATGAAAAACGATATTTAAGTAGAGATAAAATCGTTGGTTATCTATGGCCTGACAGTAATATTGAAGCTGCAAGATATAATTTAAGATATAACTTATGGCTTATAAAGAAAAATATTGGCGAGGATGAAAAAGGTCATCCATTCCTTCGCGTAGATAATGATTGTTGTTCTATAAATAGGGATTATGAATTTAAATGTGATATTTATGATATAATGAAATTCAAACCAAATCAAAAGGACTCTATAGATAGTATTATAAAACTTAAACAGTTATTCAGAGGGGATTTATTAGAGGGCTGTTATTTTAACAAATGTGATGAGTTTAATGATCTTATTATTTTTGAAAGGATAAATTTTGAACAACGTAAGGTTAAAATATTAAAGCGTTTAGTAGAACTTTATGAAAAGGATGATAATTATAATGATAGTCTAGAAATTATAAATGAAGTTCTTGAAATTGAACCTTATGATGAGGATATGGTGTTGAAGATACTAGATATATATGTCAAGTGCGGAAAGAGGGTTTCAGCAATAACATATTACAATAACTTTAGTAATTTGTTGGCAGGAAGTTTAGGTATATCTCCTTCTAATAAACTTAGAGACAAATATAATGAAATAAGATTAACACTATCAGATAGTCATCCTAATAGAGAAACTGATGATTATGATAAGATGCACTCAAAATCTTCATTTAATAATAAGAATTATCCTGCTTTAAAAATTGTTTCTGATTGTATGAAAAATGTAGAATATTTTTGGATTTCTGATGTAATTGGAAAATTAGTTGCGGTAATTGATGGGGAGTACATTAACCAATTAAGTGAGAAAGAATTATTGGATTTGGGATATATACAAAGTGATATTTTAAGTTACTGTAGTGAAAAAGAAAACCTTGTCTACGAGTATAAAAGAGAAGTTATGAGTGTATGTATAATTAATGCCTTTATAAAATTACTAAACAACATTTGTCAAAACCAGAATTTAACGATTATAATTTTAAATAGTTCCGATATGGATGAAGTTTCAGCCAATGTGCTTAAATATCTTAGAAGAACGCAAATTGAAGGATTAAACATTGTTGAAGAAAGTATATAA